A genomic region of Micromonospora sp. NBRC 110009 contains the following coding sequences:
- a CDS encoding Fpg/Nei family DNA glycosylase: MPELPEVEALAGYLRERAVGRRVERVEVAAISALKTYDPPPSAVAGRAVAGAGRHGKFLDVIFEGGLHLVIHLARAGWLHYREAFPSTAPLRPGKGPVALRVRLDDGSGFDLTEAGTQKKLAAYLVTDPAQVPGVAKLGPDAFGADLATFAERLRSRRGQVKGVLTDQAVLAGVGNAYSDEILHAAKLSPFAITDRLTDDQLATLHAAARAVLGDAVRRSMGQRAAELKGEKRSGLKVHARKGLPCPVCGDTVREVSFADSSLQYCPTCQTGGKPLADRRLSRLVR, encoded by the coding sequence GTGCCCGAACTACCCGAGGTGGAAGCGCTCGCCGGCTACCTGCGCGAGCGGGCGGTGGGCCGGCGCGTCGAGCGTGTCGAGGTCGCCGCGATCAGCGCGCTGAAGACGTACGACCCGCCGCCGAGCGCGGTGGCCGGCCGGGCCGTGGCCGGTGCCGGCCGGCACGGCAAGTTCCTCGACGTGATCTTCGAGGGCGGCCTGCACCTGGTGATCCACCTGGCCCGGGCGGGCTGGCTGCACTACCGGGAGGCGTTCCCGTCGACCGCCCCGCTCCGGCCCGGCAAGGGCCCGGTCGCCCTACGGGTACGCCTCGACGACGGCTCCGGCTTCGACCTCACCGAGGCCGGCACCCAGAAGAAGCTGGCCGCGTACCTGGTGACCGATCCGGCGCAGGTGCCCGGGGTGGCGAAGCTCGGCCCGGACGCGTTCGGCGCCGACCTGGCCACCTTCGCCGAGCGGTTGCGCAGCCGGCGGGGCCAGGTCAAGGGCGTGCTGACCGACCAGGCGGTGCTGGCCGGGGTCGGCAACGCGTACTCCGACGAGATCCTGCACGCGGCGAAGCTGTCGCCGTTCGCGATCACCGACCGGCTCACCGACGACCAGCTCGCCACGCTGCACGCGGCGGCCCGGGCGGTGCTCGGCGACGCGGTCCGGCGGTCGATGGGGCAGCGGGCCGCCGAGTTGAAGGGCGAGAAGCGCTCGGGGTTGAAGGTGCACGCCCGGAAAGGGCTGCCCTGCCCGGTCTGTGGTGACACGGTGCGGGAGGTCTCGTTCGCCGACTCCAGCCTCCAGTACTGCCCCACCTGCCAGACCGGCGGCAAGCCGCTCGCTGACCGTCGGTTGTCCCGGCTCGTACGGTGA
- a CDS encoding glycosyltransferase produces MRIVVAHNRYRAAQPSGENTIVDAEIAQLAAAGVEVLPFLRSSDEIPAMSKTAKALLPISPIWAPQAQHDLDRLLAEHRPDVLHLHNPYPLLSPWVIRTAHQRGVPVVQTVHNYRQVCSSGLYFRDGMICQDCRGRALGVPAVVHRCYRGSRVQSALMATTLAVHRPTWKSVDRFIALTTAVADHLRDYGIPDERIVVKPNAVPDPGPPAPLGEGFLYLARLTPEKGLGLLLEAWRRHPVGALGPLRIAGDGELRPLVEAAAAERADVIYLGPLDRAGVRAAIEASSVVLATSTWHDVLPTVIIEALASGRPVLGTALGGIPYLVGADTPREPAGTGPAELASAPAGGADRPAVPAGLERGDAGWVVPPEPAALAAALPVARAGAAALAAPARARYERIFHPDVVTKRLIDIYADVARNRTAVDR; encoded by the coding sequence GTGAGAATCGTGGTGGCGCACAACCGGTACCGGGCGGCCCAGCCTTCCGGCGAGAACACGATCGTCGACGCCGAGATCGCCCAGCTCGCCGCCGCCGGGGTGGAGGTGCTGCCGTTCCTGCGCAGCTCCGACGAGATCCCCGCGATGTCGAAGACCGCCAAGGCGCTGCTGCCGATCTCCCCGATCTGGGCGCCGCAGGCCCAGCACGACCTCGACCGCCTGCTCGCCGAGCACCGGCCCGACGTCCTGCACCTGCACAACCCGTACCCCCTGCTCTCGCCCTGGGTGATCCGCACCGCGCACCAGCGCGGCGTGCCGGTGGTGCAGACGGTGCACAACTACCGGCAGGTCTGCTCCTCCGGGCTCTACTTCCGCGACGGCATGATCTGCCAGGACTGCCGCGGCCGGGCGCTGGGCGTGCCGGCCGTCGTGCACCGCTGCTACCGCGGCTCCCGGGTGCAGAGCGCCCTGATGGCCACCACGCTCGCCGTGCATCGCCCCACCTGGAAGTCGGTGGACCGGTTCATCGCCCTCACCACCGCGGTCGCCGACCACCTGCGCGACTACGGCATCCCGGACGAACGGATCGTGGTCAAGCCCAACGCCGTCCCGGACCCGGGCCCGCCCGCGCCGCTCGGCGAGGGATTCCTCTACCTGGCCCGGCTCACCCCGGAGAAGGGGCTCGGCCTGCTGCTGGAGGCGTGGCGGCGGCACCCGGTCGGCGCGCTCGGGCCGCTGCGGATCGCCGGCGACGGCGAGCTGCGCCCGCTGGTCGAGGCGGCCGCCGCCGAACGGGCGGACGTGATCTACCTGGGGCCGCTCGACCGGGCCGGGGTACGCGCCGCGATCGAGGCGAGCTCCGTGGTGCTCGCGACCTCCACCTGGCACGACGTGCTGCCCACCGTGATCATCGAGGCGCTGGCCAGCGGCCGGCCGGTGCTGGGCACCGCGCTCGGCGGCATCCCGTACCTGGTCGGTGCGGACACCCCGCGCGAGCCCGCCGGCACCGGCCCGGCCGAGCTGGCCTCCGCGCCCGCCGGCGGCGCCGATCGCCCGGCCGTCCCCGCCGGCCTCGAACGGGGCGACGCCGGCTGGGTGGTCCCGCCCGAGCCGGCCGCCCTGGCCGCCGCCCTGCCCGTCGCCCGAGCCGGGGCCGCCGCGCTGGCCGCCCCCGCCCGGGCCCGCTACGAGCGCATCTTCCATCCGGACGTGGTCACCAAGCGCCTTATCGACATCTACGCCGATGTGGCGCGAAACCGGACGGCAGTGGACCGCTGA
- a CDS encoding CDP-alcohol phosphatidyltransferase family protein, whose protein sequence is MPSATTLAEPRPTIADFHRVNRGGGLFSESISQWIGAVFALIAQRLGLRPTALTITNLVLGLATSVTVVALAGKVAAGTVPAWAVGLTALVGWQIAYALDCADGQLARVTKQNNPAGARVDVLCDVAAQIALVTALGATAVAQRPATPTWLIAVFAGTWMVNLVTSVMQAGPNAASMVTSTSLPVRLVKLVRDYGAVIFLAGLVLAFAPALTVWVIVAFTIVNGGFLLASIAFSARASLR, encoded by the coding sequence GTGCCCTCCGCGACCACCTTGGCTGAGCCCCGCCCCACCATCGCCGACTTCCACCGGGTCAACCGGGGCGGCGGCCTGTTCAGCGAGTCGATCAGCCAGTGGATCGGCGCGGTCTTCGCGCTGATCGCCCAGCGGCTCGGGCTGCGCCCGACCGCGCTGACCATCACCAACCTGGTGCTCGGCCTGGCCACCTCGGTCACCGTGGTCGCGCTGGCCGGGAAGGTCGCCGCCGGGACGGTCCCGGCCTGGGCCGTCGGGCTGACCGCCCTGGTCGGCTGGCAGATCGCGTACGCGCTGGACTGCGCGGACGGTCAGCTCGCCCGGGTGACCAAGCAGAACAACCCGGCCGGTGCCCGGGTCGACGTGCTCTGCGACGTGGCCGCCCAGATCGCCCTGGTCACCGCGCTCGGGGCGACCGCCGTGGCGCAGCGCCCGGCGACGCCGACCTGGCTGATCGCGGTCTTCGCCGGCACCTGGATGGTCAACCTGGTGACCTCGGTGATGCAGGCCGGCCCGAACGCGGCCAGCATGGTCACCTCGACCTCGCTCCCGGTACGCCTGGTGAAGCTGGTCCGGGACTACGGCGCGGTGATCTTCCTGGCCGGCCTGGTGCTCGCCTTCGCCCCGGCGTTGACCGTCTGGGTGATCGTCGCGTTCACCATCGTCAACGGCGGCTTCCTGCTCGCCAGCATCGCCTTCTCCGCCCGCGCCTCCCTCCGCTGA
- a CDS encoding iron-containing alcohol dehydrogenase family protein: MPLLARTILTPLHIDVRRGAVADLAAILVDGRISAGGDVAVVVGPGQGEQIAELIRPSLRSADVFTVAGATLDAADDLGAKLRNRSYDAVVGIGGGKTIDVAKYAATRRGLPMVTVATGLANDGIASPVASLITDGIKGSYGVHIPIAVIVDLDFVEAGPERHNRAGIGDVVSNISALADWELARQVRGEPVDGLAASLARMGAEAVLAHQGDLSDDAFVTVLAEALISTGLAMAVCGTSRPASGGCHEIMHAVDALYPGTASHGELAGLGALFCTFLRGDERRFAEMSACLARHGLPRLPADVRLTDEQFVAAVQFAPATRPDRYTILEHLAMSPTETRERLADYAGALRDHLG; the protein is encoded by the coding sequence GTGCCGCTACTAGCCCGGACCATCCTCACCCCGCTCCACATCGACGTGCGGCGGGGCGCGGTGGCGGACCTCGCCGCGATCCTCGTCGACGGGCGGATCTCCGCGGGCGGCGACGTGGCCGTGGTGGTCGGGCCGGGGCAGGGCGAGCAGATCGCCGAGCTGATCCGGCCGTCGCTGCGCTCGGCCGACGTGTTCACCGTGGCGGGCGCCACCCTGGACGCCGCCGACGACCTGGGCGCCAAGCTGCGCAACCGGTCGTACGACGCGGTGGTCGGCATCGGCGGCGGCAAGACCATCGACGTCGCCAAGTACGCGGCCACCCGGCGCGGGCTGCCCATGGTGACGGTGGCGACCGGGCTGGCCAACGACGGGATCGCCTCCCCGGTGGCCAGCCTGATCACCGACGGCATCAAGGGCTCGTACGGGGTGCACATCCCGATCGCCGTGATCGTGGACCTGGACTTCGTGGAGGCGGGCCCGGAGCGGCACAACCGGGCCGGCATCGGCGACGTGGTGAGCAACATCAGCGCGCTGGCCGACTGGGAACTGGCCCGCCAGGTACGCGGCGAGCCGGTCGACGGGCTGGCCGCCTCGCTGGCCCGGATGGGGGCCGAGGCGGTGCTGGCGCACCAGGGCGACCTGAGCGACGACGCGTTCGTCACCGTGCTGGCCGAGGCGCTGATCTCGACCGGCCTGGCCATGGCGGTCTGTGGCACCAGCCGCCCGGCCAGCGGCGGCTGCCACGAGATCATGCACGCCGTCGACGCGCTCTACCCGGGCACCGCCTCGCACGGGGAGCTGGCCGGGCTCGGCGCGCTCTTCTGCACCTTCCTGCGCGGCGACGAGCGCCGGTTCGCCGAGATGTCGGCCTGCCTGGCCCGGCACGGCCTGCCGCGGCTCCCGGCCGACGTGCGGCTGACCGACGAGCAGTTCGTGGCGGCGGTGCAGTTCGCGCCGGCCACCCGGCCGGACCGCTACACCATCCTCGAACACCTCGCGATGTCGCCTACCGAGACGCGGGAGCGGCTGGCAGACTACGCCGGTGCCCTCCGCGACCACCTTGGCTGA
- a CDS encoding phosphocholine cytidylyltransferase family protein produces the protein MIGMVLAAGAGRRLRPYTDTLPKALVPVDGDITILDIALGNLAEVGLTEIVIVVGYAADAVRQRQAALEEKYGVTLTLVHNDKAEEWNNAYSLWLAREHFSRGVLLVNGDTVHPVSVEKTLLAERGPGILLAIDNIKALAEEEMKTTFDAAGQLTRITKQMDPLDAYGEYIGATLIEPQVADALADALEATWRRDPNLYYEDGYQEFADRGGEVRAAPIGDVAWVEVDNHADLARAREIACRY, from the coding sequence ATGATCGGGATGGTGCTCGCCGCCGGTGCGGGGCGACGGCTGCGTCCGTACACCGACACCCTGCCCAAGGCCCTGGTGCCCGTGGACGGGGACATCACCATCCTCGACATCGCGCTGGGCAACCTCGCCGAGGTGGGGCTCACCGAGATCGTGATCGTGGTCGGCTACGCCGCCGACGCGGTCCGGCAGCGGCAGGCCGCGCTGGAGGAGAAGTACGGGGTCACCCTCACCCTGGTGCACAACGACAAGGCCGAGGAGTGGAACAACGCCTACTCGCTCTGGCTGGCCCGGGAGCACTTCTCCCGGGGCGTGCTGCTGGTCAACGGCGACACCGTGCACCCGGTGAGCGTGGAGAAGACCCTGCTGGCCGAGCGCGGCCCGGGCATCCTGCTGGCCATCGACAACATCAAGGCGCTGGCCGAGGAGGAGATGAAGACCACCTTCGACGCCGCCGGCCAGCTCACCCGGATCACCAAGCAGATGGATCCGCTCGACGCGTACGGCGAGTACATCGGCGCGACGCTGATCGAGCCGCAGGTGGCCGACGCCCTGGCCGACGCCCTGGAGGCGACCTGGCGGCGCGACCCGAACCTCTACTACGAGGACGGCTACCAGGAGTTCGCCGACCGGGGCGGCGAGGTGCGGGCCGCGCCGATCGGCGACGTGGCCTGGGTCGAGGTGGACAACCACGCCGACCTGGCCCGGGCGCGGGAGATCGCGTGCCGCTACTAG
- a CDS encoding NUDIX domain-containing protein, with protein sequence MPTDPLRCAGALIVDDDGRIFIQRRSPDRTLFPNCWDIVGGHLEPGESVEEALRREVVEETGWTVSQLLGQVGEYSYTGDDGLVRVENDFLVRVDGDLSRPRLEEGKHTEFRWLAEHEVSLLDEHRGINDGLIRRIAEEGFAALRSIGR encoded by the coding sequence GTGCCCACCGACCCTCTCCGCTGCGCCGGCGCGCTGATCGTGGACGACGACGGCCGCATATTCATCCAGCGCCGATCACCGGACCGGACCCTCTTCCCCAACTGCTGGGACATCGTCGGCGGCCACCTCGAACCGGGCGAGAGCGTCGAGGAGGCGCTGCGCCGGGAGGTGGTCGAGGAGACCGGCTGGACCGTGTCGCAGCTGCTCGGGCAGGTCGGCGAGTACTCCTACACCGGCGACGACGGGCTGGTCCGGGTGGAGAACGACTTCCTGGTCCGGGTGGACGGCGACCTGAGCCGACCCCGGCTGGAGGAGGGAAAGCACACCGAGTTCCGCTGGCTGGCCGAGCACGAGGTCAGCCTCCTCGACGAGCACCGCGGCATCAACGACGGGCTGATCCGGCGGATCGCCGAGGAGGGCTTCGCCGCCCTGCGGTCGATCGGTCGGTGA
- a CDS encoding CBS domain-containing protein gives MQVREAMSSEVLVVGPEHTLRQAARMMSARRVGSAVVIDPDSEGIGIMTERDVLNAIGAGLDPDVERTGAHLTWDVVYAGPDWTVEEAAAAMARGGFRHLVVLDGREVAGVISVRDLMRVWAREQAPTTV, from the coding sequence ATGCAGGTTCGGGAAGCGATGTCCAGTGAGGTGCTCGTGGTCGGCCCGGAGCACACGCTCCGCCAGGCGGCCCGGATGATGTCGGCCCGCCGGGTCGGGTCGGCGGTCGTGATCGACCCGGATTCCGAAGGGATCGGGATCATGACCGAACGCGACGTGCTCAACGCGATCGGTGCCGGGCTCGACCCGGATGTGGAACGCACCGGCGCCCACCTGACCTGGGACGTCGTCTACGCCGGTCCGGACTGGACGGTCGAGGAGGCGGCGGCGGCGATGGCCCGGGGCGGCTTCCGGCACCTGGTGGTGCTGGACGGCCGGGAGGTGGCCGGGGTGATCTCGGTACGGGACCTGATGCGGGTCTGGGCCCGCGAACAGGCCCCGACGACGGTCTGA
- a CDS encoding aminotransferase-like domain-containing protein: MTAEQLISFARGAPSLDIVDVEGLKAAAVRAFDADPAGITAYGTSVGYPPLRKWIAEKHGVEPDQVLITNGSLQADAFLFDHLVKRGDAVIVERPTYDRTLLNLQQMGGEIHGVTVQPDGLDTAELRKLLESGVRPRLAHVIPNYQNPAGVTLSLEKRRELLDLAAEYGFTIFEDDPYADIRFRGEPLPSMLSMDSRGVVVHASSFTKTVCPGVRVGYLVGLAELIAAIAKRATNLYISPGMVSEAIVHQFCVSGDIQRSIETVSTALGERATVLAESLRRHIPEARFVEPDGGYFLWVELPEDVEVDRLAPAAAERGVAVVKGSDFLIDGGRHALRLAFSAVTADRIDEGVRRLAEAMAAVRG, encoded by the coding sequence ATGACCGCCGAGCAGCTGATCTCCTTCGCCCGTGGCGCTCCCTCGCTGGACATCGTCGATGTCGAGGGGCTCAAGGCCGCCGCCGTCCGCGCCTTCGACGCCGACCCCGCCGGGATCACGGCGTACGGCACCTCCGTCGGCTACCCGCCCCTGCGGAAGTGGATCGCGGAGAAGCACGGCGTCGAGCCGGACCAGGTGCTGATCACCAACGGCTCGCTCCAGGCCGACGCCTTCCTCTTCGATCACCTGGTCAAGCGGGGCGACGCGGTGATCGTGGAGCGCCCGACGTACGACCGGACGCTGCTCAACCTCCAGCAGATGGGCGGCGAGATCCACGGCGTGACCGTCCAGCCGGACGGGTTGGACACCGCCGAGCTGCGCAAGCTGCTGGAGTCGGGGGTCCGGCCGCGGCTGGCCCACGTCATCCCGAACTACCAGAACCCGGCCGGCGTGACCCTCTCCCTGGAGAAGCGCCGGGAGCTGCTCGACCTGGCCGCCGAGTACGGCTTCACGATCTTCGAGGACGACCCGTACGCGGATATCCGGTTCCGTGGCGAGCCGCTGCCCTCGATGCTGTCGATGGACAGCCGGGGCGTGGTGGTGCACGCCTCCAGCTTCACCAAGACGGTCTGCCCGGGTGTCCGGGTCGGCTACCTGGTCGGCCTGGCCGAGCTGATCGCGGCCATCGCCAAGCGGGCCACCAACCTCTACATTTCGCCCGGGATGGTCTCCGAGGCGATCGTGCACCAGTTCTGCGTCTCGGGGGACATCCAGCGGTCGATCGAGACGGTGTCGACCGCACTCGGCGAGCGGGCCACGGTGCTGGCCGAGTCGCTGCGGCGGCACATCCCGGAGGCCCGGTTCGTCGAGCCGGACGGCGGCTACTTCCTCTGGGTGGAGCTCCCCGAGGACGTGGAGGTGGATCGGCTCGCCCCGGCGGCCGCGGAGCGCGGCGTCGCGGTGGTCAAGGGGAGCGACTTCCTGATCGACGGCGGCCGGCACGCGCTGCGGCTGGCCTTCTCCGCGGTGACCGCGGACCGGATCGACGAGGGGGTCCGGCGGCTGGCGGAGGCGATGGCGGCCGTTCGAGGCTGA
- the corA gene encoding magnesium/cobalt transporter CorA, producing the protein MTDRVARDRTAGQNSGGGLRPRPWAAPVRAMSRILNADGSPRIPAPAGPGRSGVVDCGLYVDGERQPGEWHYADALAAARRERNAFVWIGLHEPELDEMTEIADTYGLHELAVEDAVKAQQRPKLERFGEVVFLVLRTARYCEHTELTENSEVVETGQVMLFIGPDFLISVRHGDACRLSPVRADLEEKRDLLRHGPWAVAYAITDRVVDLYLEVADRLEDDLDVLEADVFDRHGSGRIQRIYQMKRELVEFKRAVVPLQRPLMTLTSQVNRDVPQEVRRYFRDVQDHLSRTVEQVNSYDDLLNSILQARLAQVTVDQNNDMRKIAAWAAIGAVWTAIAGIYGMNFENMPELKWTYGYPGIWAVNLALSFILYRWFRRNGWL; encoded by the coding sequence ATGACCGACCGAGTGGCACGCGACCGCACTGCCGGACAGAACAGCGGCGGAGGGCTGAGGCCGCGGCCCTGGGCCGCCCCGGTCCGCGCGATGAGCCGCATCCTCAACGCCGACGGCTCCCCGCGCATCCCCGCACCGGCCGGCCCCGGGCGGAGCGGCGTGGTCGACTGCGGCCTCTACGTCGACGGCGAGCGCCAGCCGGGCGAGTGGCACTACGCCGACGCGCTGGCGGCGGCCCGCCGGGAGCGGAACGCCTTCGTCTGGATCGGCCTGCACGAGCCCGAGCTGGACGAGATGACCGAGATCGCGGACACCTACGGCCTGCACGAGTTGGCGGTGGAGGACGCGGTCAAGGCCCAGCAGCGCCCCAAGCTGGAGCGCTTCGGCGAGGTCGTGTTCCTGGTCCTGCGCACCGCCCGCTACTGCGAGCACACCGAGCTGACCGAGAACTCCGAGGTGGTGGAGACCGGCCAGGTGATGCTCTTCATCGGGCCGGACTTCCTGATCAGCGTCCGGCACGGGGACGCCTGCCGGCTCTCCCCGGTCCGGGCCGACCTGGAGGAGAAGCGGGATCTGCTGCGGCACGGCCCGTGGGCGGTCGCGTACGCGATCACCGACCGGGTGGTGGACCTCTACCTGGAGGTCGCCGACCGGCTGGAGGACGACCTCGACGTGCTGGAGGCGGACGTCTTCGACCGGCACGGCAGCGGGCGGATCCAGCGGATCTACCAGATGAAGCGGGAGCTGGTGGAGTTCAAGCGGGCGGTGGTGCCGTTGCAGCGCCCGCTGATGACGCTCACCTCGCAGGTCAACCGGGATGTGCCGCAGGAGGTGCGGCGCTACTTCCGGGACGTGCAGGACCACCTCAGCCGCACCGTCGAGCAGGTCAACTCGTACGACGACCTGCTCAACTCGATCCTCCAGGCCCGGCTGGCCCAGGTCACCGTCGACCAGAACAACGACATGCGCAAGATCGCGGCCTGGGCGGCGATCGGCGCGGTGTGGACGGCGATCGCCGGCATCTACGGCATGAACTTCGAGAACATGCCGGAGCTGAAGTGGACGTACGGCTATCCGGGGATCTGGGCCGTGAACCTGGCCCTGTCGTTCATCCTGTACCGCTGGTTCCGCCGCAACGGCTGGCTGTAG
- a CDS encoding peptidylprolyl isomerase: MAEAVYATLHTNAGPIRLELFPNHAPKTVRNFVELAEGNREYVDPRTGQPGSGPYYDGTVSHRVISGFMIQMGDPTGTGRGGPGYKFADEFHPELRFDRPYLLAMANAGPGTNGSQFFITVSPTPHLNNRHTIFGQVADEQSAKVVDSIANTPTGPSDRPLQDVVIERVEIERKPS; this comes from the coding sequence GTGGCCGAGGCTGTCTACGCCACCTTGCACACCAACGCTGGCCCGATCCGGCTGGAGCTCTTCCCGAACCACGCGCCGAAGACCGTGCGCAACTTCGTCGAGCTGGCCGAGGGCAACCGCGAGTACGTCGACCCGCGCACCGGCCAGCCGGGCAGCGGGCCGTACTACGACGGCACCGTCTCGCACCGTGTGATCAGCGGCTTCATGATCCAGATGGGTGACCCGACCGGCACCGGTCGCGGTGGGCCGGGCTACAAGTTCGCCGACGAGTTCCACCCGGAGCTGCGCTTCGACCGGCCGTACCTGCTGGCGATGGCGAACGCCGGACCGGGCACCAACGGATCGCAGTTCTTCATCACGGTGTCCCCGACCCCGCACCTGAACAACCGGCACACCATCTTCGGCCAGGTGGCCGACGAGCAGTCGGCCAAGGTCGTGGACTCGATCGCGAACACGCCGACCGGCCCGAGCGACCGCCCGCTCCAGGACGTGGTCATCGAGCGCGTCGAGATCGAGCGCAAGCCCTCCTGA
- a CDS encoding rhomboid family intramembrane serine protease, producing the protein MTERSGQPGDATEGPVPAAPVCYRHPGRQTYVRCTRCDRPICPECMRDASVGHQCPECVNEGRRSARPARTAFGGGAAGRQGYVTKILIALNVLVMILSIASDRGGDAAAGGSGFGGLMGGSTPLTDWGAVLGQAVFPDGTIGGVAQGQWYRLVTAMFLHYGLVHLLLNMWALWVLGRTLEAVLGPLRFLALYLIAGLGGNVAVYLFSAPNQPAVGASTAIFGLFAAIFVIMRRLGRDTSAIVPILVINLIFTFTVPGISVAGHLGGLVTGALMALVLAYAPRMRRTPFQAAGGAILLLALLGLVLVRTGMLTG; encoded by the coding sequence ATGACTGAGCGCTCGGGGCAGCCAGGCGACGCGACCGAAGGTCCGGTTCCGGCCGCCCCGGTCTGCTACCGGCACCCCGGCCGGCAGACGTACGTCCGGTGCACCCGGTGTGACCGGCCGATCTGCCCTGAGTGCATGCGGGACGCCTCCGTCGGGCACCAGTGCCCGGAGTGTGTCAACGAGGGACGCCGCAGCGCACGGCCGGCGCGCACCGCCTTCGGGGGCGGTGCCGCCGGCCGCCAGGGCTACGTCACCAAGATCCTGATCGCGCTGAACGTGCTGGTCATGATCCTCTCCATCGCCTCCGACCGGGGCGGGGACGCCGCCGCCGGCGGCTCCGGCTTCGGCGGCCTGATGGGCGGCTCGACCCCGTTGACCGACTGGGGTGCGGTGCTGGGCCAGGCCGTCTTCCCCGACGGGACCATCGGCGGGGTGGCCCAGGGCCAGTGGTACCGCCTGGTCACCGCCATGTTCCTGCACTACGGGCTGGTGCACCTGCTGCTCAACATGTGGGCGCTCTGGGTGCTCGGCCGGACCCTGGAGGCGGTGCTCGGGCCGCTGCGGTTCCTGGCGCTCTACCTGATCGCCGGGCTGGGCGGCAATGTCGCGGTCTATCTGTTCAGCGCACCGAACCAGCCCGCGGTCGGTGCGTCGACGGCCATCTTCGGCCTCTTCGCCGCGATCTTCGTGATCATGCGCCGGCTGGGCCGGGACACCTCGGCCATCGTGCCGATCCTGGTGATCAACCTGATCTTCACGTTCACCGTGCCGGGCATCTCCGTCGCCGGCCACCTGGGCGGGCTGGTCACCGGCGCGTTGATGGCGCTGGTCCTGGCGTACGCCCCCCGGATGCGGCGGACCCCGTTCCAGGCGGCGGGCGGCGCGATCCTGCTGCTGGCGCTGCTCGGGCTGGTCCTCGTCCGCACCGGGATGCTGACCGGCTGA
- a CDS encoding PH domain-containing protein produces MHPQSPPARQWRVPVILPVAKLAGALVLVALGLLFAGGDRVQPVLAGLAAVGLAGWGLRDLVAPVRLAVDPEGITVIQGFAGRRRLPWPAVEAIRVERRTRRGLTAETLEIDAGESLHLFGRYDLNAPPEEVAEALRAARAAAAP; encoded by the coding sequence GTGCATCCACAGTCGCCCCCGGCCCGGCAGTGGCGGGTGCCGGTGATCCTGCCGGTGGCCAAGCTGGCCGGCGCGCTGGTGCTGGTCGCGCTGGGCCTGCTCTTCGCCGGCGGTGACCGGGTCCAGCCCGTGCTCGCCGGGCTGGCCGCCGTCGGGCTGGCCGGCTGGGGCCTGCGGGACCTGGTCGCGCCGGTCCGGCTGGCCGTCGACCCGGAGGGGATCACCGTAATCCAGGGTTTCGCCGGCCGGCGCCGGCTGCCCTGGCCGGCGGTCGAGGCGATCCGGGTGGAACGGCGTACCCGGCGCGGGCTGACCGCCGAGACGCTGGAGATCGACGCCGGCGAGTCGCTGCACCTGTTCGGCCGGTACGACCTGAACGCCCCGCCGGAGGAGGTGGCCGAGGCGCTGCGCGCCGCCCGCGCCGCCGCAGCACCCTGA